A stretch of DNA from Streptomyces sp. NBC_01197:
CGAGGACACTACTCAGGCAGCCATCAGGGCATTCAGGACCCTGGATGCTTTGTACGGCAACAAACTGTAATCGAAGGAAGGTGTACGCATGGCTATTCCAGCACTAAGGGCAGCTCCACCTGCCCCATTGGCAAAGATTCCTTCGCCACCGACACCAGTGCACTGGGAGAGGACATACGTTTCGATTACAGGGAGGGATGGTCAGGGGGAGGAAATCCCCCTGACCTCTTTCTCCAACTCCCTATGGCCTGGGATCTTTGTGCAGCCTGGTGCCACAGGATTGGACGCCCCACCGTTTGAGCTGCACTCCGATGACAGCCCAAATCTTGATGGCGGCATGTTCCGTAGTGCCAGGGCAGTAGCCAGAGAGATCATGATTCCCCTGGTTATCTACGGGGTTGACAGACAGACAATGAAGGGCATTCAGAAGAAGCTGACTTCAGCCCTGAATCCCAAGAAGGGTTACTGCGTTATAAAGTTCGTAGAGGGCAACGCAGTGCCCCGGCACCTCTACTGCTATTACAAGGGTGGCATGGAGGGTAGCGAGGATGCCAGTACAGCCGGTTTCCACTGGAAGAAATACGGCCTCACATTCACAGCATTTGACCCGTATTTCTACTCGGATTCTCTTGAGGCTGCTCAGTGGTCCTTTGGTACTGGCTCCCCGTTCCTGCCTACTACGGGAGCCTTCCTGCCGCTTAACCTGAATGCTGGCTTGGTTTCGTCGTCAGCAGTTGAGGTGGACAATCCCGGAGATGTTGAGGCTTGGCCTGTCTGGAAGCTGAAGGGCCCTATTAGATCCTTCACTTTCACCAGTCCTGACGGAGACTCCTTTGGAATATCAGCACCTACCGATGGCAGCAACATCATTGCTGGGGGGCGAACACTCACTATCGACACAAGACCAGGGTACAAGTCTCTCAAGGATGACCTAGGGACTAACTACTGGCCCTTGCTTGACCCAAATCCTGTCCTTTGGTCTATCCCCGATGGGGTATCTGACTGCACCGTAAGCATTCTTCCTGGTTCATCAACTGCTGTAGTGCAGCTCACCTACAGTCCTCGCTATGAGGGGTACTAAATGGGTTATCGAATCGTCGTCCGAGATAAGGACTTGAACCGGATTGGTGAGATCGATACCTGGATCTCTCTTGATTTCGTTGTGGAATTCTGCGATCAGGGCTCCTGGCAACTCCTGGTGAAGTCTGGAACTCCTCAGGCGGATCTCCTCCAGCAAGGAGGTGGTGTCGCCATCTTTCAGGATGGTGTGGCTAAGCCCGTCCTGACTGGTCAGATCGAGTCCTTCCAGAAGTACTGGACTGTCGAACAGCACACTGGACAGGGCTCTGTGTATGTGGGTGGAAAGACAGACAACAAGCTTGCTTATCAGCGTCTAGCTTTCCCTGAGCCCTCCTCTACCGTCTCCAATCAGTATTCAGGAAGATCAGTGCGAGGAGCTAGCGGCCCTGCTGCACAAGCGGTTTGGTGGGAGATTGAGCACTCCATGGGAAGCTCGGCCCTTGCTGACAGGCAAGTCCCTGGCCTGAATATGCCTGCTAAGGGCACAGCTGGTACCACAGTCTCTGACTCTCTGAGGTATGACGTTATTGGCGAGAAGCTATCCGCATGGTGCCAGGACAATTCAGCTGGCTACAGATTCCTATGGAACCCAGATACCAAATCCATAGACTTCTCTACCTTTGCGCCCGCCGACAAATCTAAGGCAGTTAGGTTCTCTCCCGAGCTTGGGAACCTGCGAGAGTACACCTGGACTCTCACCGCACCTAAGGTCACCAGAGTTATTGTTGCCTGCCAGGGTGACGGCAAGGCCCGGTATATCTGGCAGAAGGCCGACACAGTCACTGAGGCTGAGTGGGGCCTGAAGATTGAGGGGTTTGTGGACCGGAGGGATATTCCGCTGGCTACTGACTCCAGTGGTAACCCCATTTTGGTGGTCACCACGGATGACAACGGCATTGAGGATATTGGGCAGAACCCTGATGGGGCAGAGTGGACTTTCACTCTCACTACTGCGAGAGCCGCCTACTCTGCTACCCCAAACGCAACCACCCTGGCTAACCTGAAGGCAGCAATCAAAGCAGCTAAGCCAGTAGCAGTTGCCTATTACGTTGATGTAGTAAAGCAGGCAGCTGATGAGGCTCTTGCTGAAGGAGCTAAGTCTGGCAACTTCCAGATCTACCCTATTGATACAGAGCAGATCAAGTTTGGCAGAGATTACTTTGTTGGCGACATGATTACCGTGGATGTCGATGGAGAGTCCTACACAGACATTGTCAGAGCAGTGACCATATCTGTGGATGACGGGGGCAATACGTACTCCGTAGCTCCGAATATTGGTGAGCAAGGTACAGACAACCCCCTGAACGTTTACAAGACCGTATATGAGATGCGTAAGAAACTGCGCAAACTGGAAGCGAGGATGTGACTATGGCAGAAATCAGCTACCCGTTTGCTGCTAACAGCGCTGGTGGGGGTGCTCAGCTTGTCTCACAGGTGCAGTGGCAGGCTATGTCTCACATGTTCAGTGAGGACTGCATCGACTACCCCCTGACAGCCACCTCTTACGAGTACTCAGACCTCCCCTTTTACCTGACCAACCCTGGAACCGGTACTATCACTGTCCACCCGGGAAATGCCT
This window harbors:
- a CDS encoding siphovirus ReqiPepy6 Gp37-like family protein is translated as MGYRIVVRDKDLNRIGEIDTWISLDFVVEFCDQGSWQLLVKSGTPQADLLQQGGGVAIFQDGVAKPVLTGQIESFQKYWTVEQHTGQGSVYVGGKTDNKLAYQRLAFPEPSSTVSNQYSGRSVRGASGPAAQAVWWEIEHSMGSSALADRQVPGLNMPAKGTAGTTVSDSLRYDVIGEKLSAWCQDNSAGYRFLWNPDTKSIDFSTFAPADKSKAVRFSPELGNLREYTWTLTAPKVTRVIVACQGDGKARYIWQKADTVTEAEWGLKIEGFVDRRDIPLATDSSGNPILVVTTDDNGIEDIGQNPDGAEWTFTLTTARAAYSATPNATTLANLKAAIKAAKPVAVAYYVDVVKQAADEALAEGAKSGNFQIYPIDTEQIKFGRDYFVGDMITVDVDGESYTDIVRAVTISVDDGGNTYSVAPNIGEQGTDNPLNVYKTVYEMRKKLRKLEARM
- a CDS encoding phage tail family protein — encoded protein: MAIPALRAAPPAPLAKIPSPPTPVHWERTYVSITGRDGQGEEIPLTSFSNSLWPGIFVQPGATGLDAPPFELHSDDSPNLDGGMFRSARAVAREIMIPLVIYGVDRQTMKGIQKKLTSALNPKKGYCVIKFVEGNAVPRHLYCYYKGGMEGSEDASTAGFHWKKYGLTFTAFDPYFYSDSLEAAQWSFGTGSPFLPTTGAFLPLNLNAGLVSSSAVEVDNPGDVEAWPVWKLKGPIRSFTFTSPDGDSFGISAPTDGSNIIAGGRTLTIDTRPGYKSLKDDLGTNYWPLLDPNPVLWSIPDGVSDCTVSILPGSSTAVVQLTYSPRYEGY